Proteins encoded by one window of Lactobacillus paragasseri:
- a CDS encoding DUF2634 domain-containing protein — MAVNNSTYLRERVVNLDNEENQNPTLTFQIANSRIRNKFDGLGAMVQAVDKILKTERFVFPIYTDQYGNDLNDLLGKDLGYARVEAERIVKEALLADERVIKVDITSISETSPNTLTLTGECQTSYGNIPIESEVSIK; from the coding sequence ATGGCGGTCAACAATTCTACTTATTTGAGAGAGAGGGTGGTTAATTTGGATAATGAAGAAAATCAAAATCCAACACTAACCTTTCAGATTGCTAACAGCAGAATACGGAATAAGTTTGATGGCTTAGGTGCTATGGTTCAAGCTGTAGATAAGATCCTAAAAACAGAACGTTTTGTTTTTCCGATTTATACAGATCAATATGGTAATGATTTAAACGATTTACTGGGAAAAGACTTAGGCTATGCCAGAGTTGAAGCTGAGCGAATAGTCAAAGAAGCATTGCTGGCTGATGAACGTGTAATAAAAGTTGATATTACTAGTATCAGTGAAACAAGTCCCAATACTCTAACTCTTACTGGAGAATGCCAAACTAGTTATGGAAATATACCAATAGAAAGCGAGGTAAGCATTAAGTGA
- a CDS encoding DUF2577 domain-containing protein produces MAGEQLIKMLTERGGSDSEYSDVIYGRVISASPLRVQISNSMIIDDNFIVLGKHIGSFSMSGSLTTTEEKKGKDGEKPKTEKTTKPATFTFDNSLRVGDKVTMIRADGGQQFYLFEREGG; encoded by the coding sequence ATGGCAGGAGAACAGCTTATAAAAATGTTGACGGAACGGGGCGGTAGTGATTCTGAGTATTCCGATGTTATCTATGGTCGTGTTATCAGTGCTTCTCCTTTAAGGGTACAAATTTCTAACTCAATGATTATTGACGATAATTTCATTGTATTGGGAAAGCACATTGGAAGCTTTTCAATGAGTGGTAGTTTGACGACTACAGAAGAAAAGAAAGGCAAAGACGGAGAAAAGCCTAAAACTGAAAAGACCACTAAACCCGCTACTTTTACTTTTGATAATTCCCTAAGAGTTGGAGATAAGGTAACTATGATCCGTGCTGATGGCGGTCAACAATTCTACTTATTTGAGAGAGAGGGTGGTTAA
- a CDS encoding XkdQ/YqbQ family protein — MITKLQILKHDNGGARIGVEIKDMVKNLKWVTDLNYSAGELTFDIVNGKDPIIPAMGAIVDFAWDNKDIFWGFVFSAECTSDTTVSVKAYDFERYLKSEGSVVFQSGTLGDRYSNVCRRFGVPFHIKEQPTYRVPAEVCDGKTGFDMIKSAIDKTYSATGEMYCIVANHMYIELRRAPIPTRTLLVIDTQNTMTDYTYSESIDNAANVVQVVQKNTDNSQTKTATATSDTGDDPATTSFTIASARGNTIRTWGQIVKVVNAKNKANWAQMVQQANDELKKRNVSERKLTLDCMGDTSLIAGAGANVKIKDFGKTWTNCPILKATHNFGTDYTCSLEMKVGTKWQENSL; from the coding sequence ATGATTACAAAACTTCAAATTCTAAAGCACGATAATGGTGGCGCTAGAATTGGTGTCGAAATCAAGGACATGGTTAAAAATCTTAAGTGGGTAACTGATTTAAATTATTCCGCTGGAGAATTAACCTTTGATATCGTGAACGGCAAAGATCCAATAATCCCAGCAATGGGAGCAATTGTAGACTTTGCTTGGGATAATAAAGATATTTTCTGGGGTTTCGTTTTCAGTGCTGAATGCACGTCAGACACTACAGTGAGCGTTAAAGCTTACGACTTTGAAAGATATCTAAAGAGTGAAGGTTCAGTCGTCTTTCAATCAGGGACGCTTGGAGATAGATACAGTAATGTTTGCCGCCGTTTCGGTGTACCATTTCATATCAAGGAACAGCCAACTTACAGAGTGCCTGCGGAAGTTTGTGATGGAAAAACTGGCTTTGACATGATTAAGAGTGCAATTGACAAGACATACTCTGCCACTGGCGAGATGTACTGCATTGTTGCTAATCATATGTATATCGAACTTAGGAGAGCGCCTATTCCTACAAGAACTCTTTTAGTTATTGATACTCAAAACACGATGACCGATTACACTTACTCAGAAAGTATTGATAATGCTGCTAACGTGGTTCAAGTAGTTCAGAAGAACACTGATAACTCGCAGACTAAGACAGCAACTGCTACTTCTGACACTGGAGATGATCCAGCTACTACGAGTTTTACGATTGCTTCTGCTAGAGGAAATACGATTAGAACTTGGGGTCAGATTGTTAAGGTAGTCAATGCCAAGAACAAAGCTAACTGGGCACAAATGGTTCAGCAAGCTAATGACGAGTTGAAGAAACGTAATGTTTCAGAAAGAAAGCTAACGCTTGATTGTATGGGCGATACTTCTCTAATTGCAGGTGCTGGTGCTAACGTCAAAATTAAAGACTTCGGTAAAACTTGGACTAATTGCCCTATTTTGAAAGCAACACATAACTTTGGTACTGATTACACTTGTAGCTTAGAAATGAAAGTAGGTACAAAATGGCAGGAGAACAGCTTATAA